One part of the Mycolicibacterium aromaticivorans JS19b1 = JCM 16368 genome encodes these proteins:
- a CDS encoding amidohydrolase family protein, translating to MPSRELPYPVFDADNHFYEPKEALTQFLPDSRKGVIDYIDVHGRTKIVVRNTISDYIPNPTFEVVARPGAQEDYFKHGSGGKSFREIMGKPMKAIPAFRNPEARLEVLDGLGLDYTIMFPTLASLVEERLKDDPDLILDIIHALNQWMYETWQFNYEGRIFSTPVIDLAVVDRALEELEWCLERGAKTVLVRPAPVPGYRGTRSLGLPEFDPFWDACAKAGIPVCMHASDSGYAAYLNDWEPADEFLPFKPTAFRMVSMGKRPIEDTMAALVCHGALTRNPDLRILSIENGASWVPYLFYQFKDVYSKMPQAFPEDPIEAFKRAVYVAPFWEDDFKKMSELCGVDRIIFGSDWPHPEGLADPINLVDDLQAQGLTEEEQRKVMGGNLVDLFKVPNVSVHKPDVPALVIA from the coding sequence ATGCCCTCGCGCGAGCTTCCCTATCCCGTGTTCGACGCCGACAATCACTTTTACGAGCCGAAGGAAGCGCTGACACAATTCCTGCCGGACAGCCGCAAGGGCGTCATCGATTACATCGACGTCCACGGCCGCACCAAGATCGTGGTGCGCAACACGATCAGTGACTACATCCCCAACCCCACCTTCGAGGTCGTCGCCCGCCCCGGCGCGCAGGAGGACTACTTCAAGCACGGCAGCGGGGGCAAGAGTTTCCGCGAGATCATGGGCAAGCCGATGAAGGCCATCCCCGCCTTCCGCAACCCCGAGGCACGCCTCGAGGTGCTCGACGGGCTGGGCCTGGACTACACGATCATGTTCCCGACCCTGGCCAGCCTGGTCGAGGAGCGGCTCAAGGACGACCCGGACCTGATTCTCGACATCATCCACGCCCTGAATCAGTGGATGTATGAGACGTGGCAGTTCAACTACGAAGGCCGGATCTTCTCGACCCCGGTGATCGACCTGGCCGTCGTCGACCGCGCTCTCGAAGAACTCGAATGGTGTCTGGAGCGCGGCGCCAAGACGGTGCTGGTGCGGCCCGCCCCGGTGCCCGGCTACCGCGGGACCCGCTCGCTCGGCCTGCCCGAGTTCGATCCGTTCTGGGACGCCTGCGCCAAAGCCGGCATCCCGGTGTGCATGCACGCCTCCGACAGTGGCTACGCCGCCTACCTCAACGACTGGGAACCCGCCGACGAGTTCCTGCCGTTCAAGCCGACGGCGTTCCGCATGGTGTCGATGGGCAAGCGGCCCATCGAGGACACCATGGCGGCGCTGGTGTGTCACGGTGCGCTGACCCGTAACCCGGATCTGCGCATCCTGTCGATCGAGAACGGCGCGTCGTGGGTCCCCTACCTGTTCTACCAATTCAAAGACGTGTATTCGAAGATGCCGCAGGCGTTTCCCGAAGACCCCATCGAGGCGTTCAAGCGGGCCGTCTACGTGGCTCCGTTCTGGGAGGACGACTTCAAGAAGATGTCGGAGCTGTGCGGCGTCGACCGCATCATCTTCGGCTCGGACTGGCCGCACCCCGAAGGCCTGGCCGATCCGATCAACCTCGTCGACGATCTGCAAGCTCAGGGCCTGACCGAAGAAGAGCAGCGAAAGGTGATGGGCGGCAACCTGGTCGACCTGTTCAAGGTGCCCAACGTCTCGGTCCACAAGCCCGACGTACCCGCGCTCGTCATCGCATGA
- the aspS gene encoding aspartate--tRNA ligase: MLRSHAAGSLRASDAGQTVTLAGWVSTRRDHGGVIFIDLRDASGVSQVVFHDADVLAQAHRLRAEFCVAVEGVVGIRPEGNANAEIPTGEIEVNATALTVLGESAPLPFQLDEQPGEEARLRYRYLDMRRHGGPGDAIRLRSTVNAAARSVLAAHDFVEIETPTLTRSTPEGARDFLVPARLQPGSFYALPQSPQLFKQLLMVAGMERYYQIARCYRDEDFRADRQPEFTQLDMEMSFVDADDVIAVSEEVLRAVWSTIGYDLTTPIPRMCYDEAMGRFGTDKPDLRFAVELVECTEYFKDTPFRVFQAPYVGAVVMAGGASQPRRTLDGWQEFAKQRGHKGLAYVLVGEDGELSGPVAKNLSDTERAGLAAHVGAAPGDCVFFAAGTPKGARALLGATRIEIAKRLDLIDPTAWAFTWIVKWPLFEPADDATAAGDVAVGSGNWTAVHHAFTAPMPESEATFDTDPGSALANAYDIVCNGNEIGGGSIRIHRRDVQERVFAMMGIDHDEAREKFGFLLDAFTFGAPPHGGIAFGWDRIVALLAGVDSIREVIAFPKSGGGVDPLTDAPAPITAQQRKESGIDFKPEKLDKP; encoded by the coding sequence GTGCTGCGCAGTCACGCCGCCGGTTCGTTGCGGGCCTCCGACGCCGGGCAGACGGTCACGCTGGCCGGCTGGGTGTCCACCCGGCGCGACCACGGCGGCGTCATCTTCATCGATCTGCGCGACGCGTCGGGCGTCTCGCAGGTGGTGTTCCACGACGCCGACGTGCTGGCTCAGGCGCACCGGCTGCGTGCCGAGTTCTGCGTCGCCGTCGAGGGCGTGGTGGGGATCCGCCCCGAGGGCAACGCCAACGCCGAAATCCCCACCGGCGAGATCGAAGTCAATGCGACAGCGTTGACTGTGCTGGGGGAGAGCGCACCGTTGCCCTTCCAGCTCGATGAGCAGCCGGGCGAGGAAGCGCGGCTCAGATACCGCTACCTCGACATGCGCAGGCACGGCGGTCCCGGTGACGCAATTCGGTTGCGCTCCACGGTGAATGCGGCTGCGCGCTCGGTGTTGGCCGCCCACGACTTCGTCGAGATCGAGACCCCGACACTGACCCGGTCGACCCCGGAGGGGGCGCGCGACTTCCTGGTGCCTGCCCGGTTGCAGCCCGGTTCGTTCTACGCGCTGCCGCAGAGCCCGCAGTTGTTCAAGCAGCTGCTGATGGTCGCGGGCATGGAGCGCTACTACCAGATCGCGCGGTGCTATCGAGATGAGGATTTCCGCGCCGATCGCCAGCCGGAGTTCACCCAGCTCGACATGGAGATGAGCTTCGTCGACGCCGACGACGTCATCGCGGTGTCCGAAGAAGTGCTGCGGGCCGTGTGGTCCACGATCGGCTACGACCTCACCACCCCGATCCCGCGGATGTGTTACGACGAGGCGATGGGCCGATTCGGTACCGACAAGCCCGATCTGCGGTTCGCAGTCGAACTCGTCGAGTGCACCGAGTACTTCAAGGACACGCCCTTCCGGGTGTTCCAGGCGCCCTATGTCGGTGCGGTGGTCATGGCCGGCGGCGCGTCGCAGCCGCGCCGCACGCTGGACGGCTGGCAGGAGTTCGCCAAACAGCGCGGGCACAAGGGCTTGGCGTACGTCCTGGTCGGTGAGGACGGCGAGCTGAGCGGCCCGGTTGCCAAGAACCTGTCCGACACCGAACGCGCCGGGTTGGCCGCCCACGTCGGCGCCGCGCCGGGCGACTGCGTGTTCTTCGCCGCCGGGACCCCCAAGGGTGCGCGTGCCCTGCTCGGGGCGACGCGCATCGAGATCGCCAAGCGCCTCGACCTCATCGATCCGACCGCGTGGGCCTTCACCTGGATCGTGAAGTGGCCGCTGTTCGAACCGGCCGACGATGCGACGGCAGCAGGTGACGTCGCGGTGGGATCAGGCAACTGGACCGCGGTGCACCACGCATTCACCGCGCCGATGCCGGAGTCGGAGGCGACCTTCGACACAGATCCGGGCTCGGCGCTGGCCAACGCTTACGACATCGTCTGCAACGGCAACGAGATCGGCGGCGGGTCGATCCGTATCCACCGCCGCGATGTGCAGGAGCGGGTGTTCGCGATGATGGGCATCGATCACGACGAAGCCCGGGAGAAGTTCGGATTCCTGTTGGACGCGTTCACCTTTGGCGCCCCGCCGCACGGCGGCATCGCGTTCGGCTGGGACCGTATCGTGGCGCTGCTGGCCGGCGTCGATTCGATCCGCGAGGTGATCGCGTTCCCGAAGTCCGGCGGTGGCGTCGACCCGCTGACCGATGCGCCTGCACCGATCACCGCCCAACAGCGCAAGGAATCCGGAATAGATTTCAAGCCGGAGAAGCTGGACAAGCCATGA
- a CDS encoding nitroreductase family deazaflavin-dependent oxidoreductase: MTETPDFASLNDFNKNIVEEFRANAGVVGGPFEGRPLLLLHTTGAKSGEPRLAPLAYFHVDGKLIIIGSKAGADTNPDWVHNLRANPRAHIEIGTDAYDVVAREFSREERDEAYPKVVAEAPGFGEYQSKTSRVIPLFELARA, translated from the coding sequence ATGACCGAAACCCCTGACTTTGCGTCGCTGAACGACTTCAACAAGAACATCGTCGAGGAATTCCGGGCCAACGCCGGAGTCGTCGGCGGACCGTTCGAAGGCCGCCCGCTGCTGCTGCTGCACACCACCGGTGCGAAGTCCGGCGAGCCGCGGCTAGCTCCGCTGGCCTACTTCCATGTCGACGGGAAGCTGATCATCATCGGCTCGAAGGCGGGCGCCGACACCAACCCGGACTGGGTGCACAACCTGCGCGCCAACCCGCGGGCGCACATCGAGATCGGCACCGATGCCTATGACGTGGTCGCGCGTGAATTCTCGCGCGAGGAGCGCGACGAGGCCTACCCGAAGGTCGTGGCCGAGGCGCCCGGGTTCGGGGAATACCAGTCCAAGACCAGCCGGGTCATCCCGCTGTTCGAGCTCGCCCGCGCCTGA
- a CDS encoding neutral zinc metallopeptidase, which produces MTFNEGMQIDTSTTSTGGGGGRGIAIGGGLGGLVVVLLAVFLGIDPSQVTTPQQTLPPGAEQSGYDLSKCKTGADANQYVECRVVATGNSVDGVWSDLLRGYTRPRMMLFKNQVQTGCGPATSDVGPFYCPVDKTAYFDTDFFNVLKTQFGSSGGPLAQEYVVAHEYGHHVQDLLGVLGRAQQGAQGATGGSVRTELQADCYAGVWAHYAAITKQPGTDVTYLEPLTDKDIADALSAAASVGDDRIQKQATGRVNPEQWTHGSSAERQKWFTTGYQTGDPKQCDTFKAGDLG; this is translated from the coding sequence ATGACCTTTAACGAGGGAATGCAGATCGACACCAGCACGACCTCGACCGGTGGTGGCGGCGGTCGGGGCATCGCGATCGGCGGTGGTCTGGGCGGGCTGGTGGTGGTGCTGCTCGCGGTGTTCCTCGGTATCGACCCGAGCCAGGTGACCACTCCGCAGCAGACTCTGCCGCCGGGCGCGGAGCAGTCCGGCTACGACCTGAGTAAGTGCAAGACGGGCGCTGACGCCAACCAGTACGTCGAATGCCGCGTGGTCGCCACCGGCAACTCCGTCGACGGCGTGTGGAGCGACCTGCTCAGGGGCTACACCCGGCCGAGGATGATGCTGTTCAAGAATCAGGTGCAGACCGGGTGCGGCCCGGCAACCAGTGATGTCGGGCCGTTCTACTGCCCGGTGGACAAGACCGCGTACTTCGACACCGACTTCTTCAATGTCCTCAAGACCCAATTCGGTTCCAGCGGTGGACCGTTGGCGCAGGAGTACGTGGTGGCCCACGAGTACGGCCACCATGTGCAGGATCTACTCGGTGTACTCGGCCGCGCCCAGCAGGGGGCGCAGGGCGCCACGGGCGGCAGTGTGCGCACCGAGTTGCAGGCGGACTGCTACGCCGGCGTGTGGGCGCATTACGCGGCCATCACCAAGCAGCCCGGCACCGACGTCACCTATCTCGAACCGTTGACCGATAAGGACATCGCCGACGCGCTGTCGGCTGCGGCATCAGTGGGCGACGACCGTATCCAGAAGCAGGCCACCGGGCGGGTCAATCCCGAACAGTGGACCCACGGTTCGTCGGCCGAACGACAGAAATGGTTCACCACGGGCTATCAGACCGGTGACCCCAAACAGTGCGACACGTTCAAGGCCGGCGATCTGGGCTAG
- a CDS encoding SRPBCC family protein — translation MYPCERVDLTFIRDAKFRFSNSVDLAITPEQLFEVLSDADSWPQWAKVITGVTWTSPKPYGIGTTRTVNMLGGLVGDEEFLAWEPYTYLAFRFNTCSNKVVAAFAEEYRVEETPGGCRLTWTVAQKANGPARFGLIVGGPLMNLSFRWFLANLRRYTDKRFH, via the coding sequence ATGTATCCCTGCGAGCGCGTCGATCTGACGTTCATTCGCGACGCGAAGTTCCGCTTCTCCAATAGCGTGGACCTCGCCATCACACCCGAGCAGCTGTTCGAGGTCCTCTCCGACGCCGACTCGTGGCCGCAGTGGGCCAAGGTGATCACCGGGGTCACCTGGACCAGCCCCAAGCCGTACGGCATCGGCACCACCCGCACGGTGAACATGCTCGGCGGACTGGTCGGCGACGAGGAGTTCCTGGCCTGGGAGCCCTACACCTACCTGGCGTTTCGTTTCAACACCTGCTCGAACAAGGTGGTGGCCGCCTTCGCCGAGGAGTACCGCGTGGAGGAGACACCGGGCGGCTGCCGGCTGACCTGGACCGTGGCGCAGAAGGCGAACGGTCCGGCCCGGTTCGGGCTGATCGTGGGCGGCCCGCTGATGAATCTGTCGTTCCGGTGGTTCCTGGCCAATCTGCGCCGCTACACCGACAAGCGGTTCCACTAG
- a CDS encoding DUF427 domain-containing protein codes for MSLVAGHGPLGPDRAGWFSAPVADPIVYVEPHPRRVQAVRDGQMVIDTENALLVHRAGAPLSYAFPKGETADLPTEPEPAAPGYVQVPWDAVDTWVEEGRTLMHYPPNPYHRVDCRPTRRRLQVRVAGDVLVDTDDTVIVFETALAPRLYVAPEHVRTDLLRRTDTSSYCNYKGYATYWAAGDVEDVGWSYDEPLPETRPIAGYFSFDGERAEVKAELPSPDRRP; via the coding sequence ATGAGTCTGGTCGCCGGCCACGGCCCACTCGGACCCGACCGGGCCGGCTGGTTCTCCGCGCCGGTGGCAGATCCGATCGTCTACGTCGAGCCGCACCCGCGCCGGGTGCAGGCGGTGCGCGACGGGCAGATGGTCATCGACACCGAGAACGCGCTGCTGGTCCACCGCGCCGGAGCGCCGCTGAGCTACGCCTTCCCCAAGGGTGAAACAGCCGATCTGCCAACCGAACCCGAGCCAGCGGCGCCAGGCTATGTGCAGGTGCCGTGGGATGCCGTCGACACCTGGGTGGAGGAGGGCCGAACGCTGATGCACTATCCGCCCAACCCGTACCACCGGGTGGACTGCCGGCCCACGCGGCGGCGGCTACAGGTGCGGGTCGCCGGCGATGTGCTGGTCGACACCGACGACACTGTGATCGTGTTCGAAACCGCGCTGGCACCAAGGCTTTACGTTGCACCGGAGCACGTGCGCACCGATCTGCTGCGGCGAACGGACACCTCGAGCTACTGCAACTACAAGGGGTATGCGACCTACTGGGCCGCCGGCGACGTCGAGGACGTCGGGTGGAGCTACGACGAGCCGTTGCCCGAAACCCGGCCGATTGCGGGCTATTTCAGCTTTGATGGCGAGCGGGCCGAAGTGAAGGCCGAGCTGCCTAGCCCAGATCGCCGGCCTTGA
- a CDS encoding acyl-CoA dehydrogenase family protein: MTGVANPEQMLFASTTQAFLEKEASLTRVRELHAADTSFDGQWWQRAAELGWASLLVPEDLGGGSVSGDGVADLALVAEQIGHSVAPGPLHPVSVVLAGLVEAPEGHGDTIEALVSGELVASWAVYEPGLPLRPLQPGVTATRTESGYRIDGVKDRVEAGTDADAFLVVADLDGGPRQFLVPADRTTVTEQRSVDMVKRYARVQFDAVEVDDSAVVGDAAQTAAIIERQRQVALVLQCAEIVGILDTVLAMTTQWMFDRHSFGRPLASYQALKHRLADMKMWFEACRATTAGAVAAVSQRSDDAALLVSVAKAYVAERAPVMLQDCVQLHGGIGVTWEHDLHLFLRRTALYRALYGSPEEHHRAVYASSADRKEASA, encoded by the coding sequence ATGACAGGCGTGGCCAATCCCGAACAGATGTTGTTCGCGTCGACGACGCAGGCCTTCCTGGAGAAGGAGGCTTCGCTGACCCGGGTGCGGGAACTGCATGCCGCGGACACCTCGTTCGACGGGCAGTGGTGGCAGCGGGCAGCCGAACTCGGCTGGGCCAGCCTGCTGGTCCCCGAAGATCTTGGCGGCGGCAGTGTTTCGGGCGACGGCGTGGCCGACCTAGCCCTGGTGGCCGAACAGATCGGACACAGCGTGGCACCCGGTCCGCTGCATCCGGTCAGCGTGGTGCTGGCGGGTCTGGTCGAGGCGCCAGAGGGTCACGGCGACACCATCGAGGCGCTGGTGTCCGGTGAACTGGTGGCGTCGTGGGCGGTCTACGAACCAGGCCTGCCGCTGCGCCCGTTGCAGCCCGGTGTCACCGCGACGCGCACCGAATCCGGTTACCGCATCGACGGGGTGAAGGACCGAGTCGAGGCAGGCACCGACGCCGATGCGTTCCTGGTGGTCGCCGATCTCGACGGTGGCCCCCGTCAGTTCCTCGTCCCCGCCGACCGCACGACCGTCACCGAGCAGCGCTCAGTGGACATGGTGAAGCGTTACGCCCGGGTGCAATTCGACGCGGTGGAGGTCGACGACTCCGCCGTGGTCGGCGATGCGGCGCAGACCGCGGCCATCATCGAGCGGCAGCGGCAGGTCGCACTGGTGCTGCAATGCGCCGAGATCGTCGGGATCTTGGACACCGTGCTGGCGATGACGACACAGTGGATGTTCGACCGCCACAGTTTCGGGAGGCCGCTGGCGTCCTACCAGGCGCTCAAACATCGGCTCGCGGACATGAAGATGTGGTTCGAGGCGTGCCGGGCGACGACGGCGGGCGCGGTGGCCGCGGTGTCGCAGCGCTCGGACGACGCGGCACTACTGGTCAGTGTCGCCAAAGCGTATGTGGCCGAACGGGCCCCGGTGATGCTGCAAGATTGCGTGCAGCTGCATGGCGGCATCGGCGTCACCTGGGAACACGATCTGCACCTGTTCTTGCGCCGTACCGCGTTGTACCGCGCGCTGTACGGTTCGCCGGAGGAGCACCATCGCGCCGTGTACGCGTCGAGCGCCGACCGAAAGGAAGCTTCGGCATGA
- a CDS encoding TetR/AcrR family transcriptional regulator, which produces MAKANERSPEAVRADPDSREGRFMRSALSILAETGRTDFTVLEVVERSKTSLRSFYQHFSTKDELLLALIDTIMAESTKHWRTETDALPAAEAMRVLIDRICTPAESTKQDSINRGLTYYNDHLAESLPREYARVLSPLHELIGEILNRGIDEGSFRPGLEVETTAALIMQAVLGAMRLRSLGAELNGVPIDGEHIYEFCVRGLLP; this is translated from the coding sequence ATGGCCAAGGCCAACGAACGATCGCCCGAGGCGGTGCGCGCCGATCCGGACTCCCGGGAGGGCCGCTTCATGCGCTCAGCGCTGTCGATCCTGGCCGAGACGGGCCGCACCGACTTCACCGTCCTCGAGGTCGTCGAGCGCTCAAAGACGTCGCTGCGGTCGTTCTACCAGCACTTTTCCACCAAGGATGAGCTGCTTCTGGCGTTGATCGACACCATCATGGCCGAGTCGACCAAGCACTGGCGCACCGAGACCGACGCACTGCCGGCCGCCGAGGCGATGCGGGTGCTGATCGACCGCATCTGTACCCCGGCCGAATCCACCAAGCAGGACAGCATCAACCGCGGCCTGACGTACTACAACGACCACCTCGCCGAGTCGCTGCCGCGGGAGTACGCCCGGGTCCTGTCGCCGCTGCACGAATTGATCGGCGAAATCCTCAACCGAGGCATCGACGAGGGCAGCTTCCGGCCCGGCCTGGAAGTCGAGACCACCGCGGCATTGATCATGCAGGCGGTGCTCGGAGCCATGCGGCTACGCAGCCTCGGCGCCGAGCTCAACGGTGTACCCATCGACGGCGAGCACATATACGAATTCTGTGTCCGCGGCCTGCTGCCCTGA
- a CDS encoding carboxylesterase/lipase family protein has translation MTVVADPSTVAHTTLGALRGTTESGVRVWRGIPYAQQPIGERRFRAPAPVQPWAGVRDAVEHGPVPPQGRSFVGGGRDDPKIRDEACLTLTIWAPATDTPLPVMVWIPGGAFVYGAGQLQLYNGSRLAANGDVVVVNVTYRLGVFGGFELGDLGAGFADNLCLRDQIAALRWVQDNIDAFGGDPRRVTIFGESAGATSVLALLASPAGEGLFARAIAQSPALPLIADRATRAKRAHEFVDLVGADPAAFPVLPQRVLRRAAGEMQRRSAQATPTLAYGLTYGVDLLPRHPIDAARAGEVNPVPLIVGTNSHEASMFAWSKPPMLPTTADGIDAYFDRVAPDARNRVLAGYPDYPRRRAQIAVGSDVMFGAPTWAFADAYSPHATTHVYRFDHTTWTLRMLGLGATHGSEIVHIQHSYGSYLGRKIHPLGRRVQPAVGRRMQRTWLNFATHGELEDWPRYDSARRATRVIRSNRDVSVDDPDALRRQAWAGLY, from the coding sequence GTGACCGTCGTCGCGGATCCGTCGACCGTGGCTCACACCACCCTGGGTGCGTTGCGCGGAACCACCGAAAGCGGTGTGCGGGTCTGGCGCGGCATTCCCTATGCCCAACAACCCATCGGGGAGCGCCGTTTTCGCGCTCCCGCCCCCGTGCAACCGTGGGCCGGGGTGCGTGACGCCGTCGAGCACGGGCCCGTGCCGCCACAGGGCCGCTCGTTCGTCGGCGGCGGCCGTGACGACCCGAAGATCCGCGACGAGGCCTGCCTGACGTTGACGATCTGGGCGCCGGCGACGGATACCCCGTTGCCCGTCATGGTCTGGATCCCCGGGGGAGCCTTCGTCTACGGCGCGGGGCAGTTGCAGCTCTACAACGGGTCCCGGCTGGCCGCCAACGGTGACGTCGTCGTGGTCAACGTGACCTACCGGCTCGGGGTGTTCGGCGGCTTCGAACTCGGCGATCTCGGCGCCGGATTCGCCGACAACCTGTGCCTGCGTGACCAGATCGCGGCGCTGCGCTGGGTTCAGGACAACATCGACGCCTTCGGCGGAGACCCGCGCCGGGTGACGATCTTCGGTGAGTCGGCCGGCGCGACATCGGTGCTGGCACTGCTGGCCAGCCCGGCCGGCGAGGGGTTGTTCGCCCGTGCGATCGCCCAGAGTCCGGCGCTGCCGCTCATCGCCGACCGGGCGACCCGGGCCAAGCGCGCCCACGAATTCGTCGACCTCGTCGGCGCCGACCCCGCCGCGTTCCCGGTGCTGCCGCAGCGAGTGCTGCGCCGCGCGGCGGGGGAGATGCAGCGCCGCAGCGCCCAGGCCACCCCGACGCTGGCCTACGGGCTCACGTACGGCGTGGACCTGTTGCCCCGGCATCCGATCGACGCGGCGCGGGCCGGTGAGGTCAATCCGGTGCCGCTGATCGTCGGGACCAACAGCCACGAGGCGTCGATGTTCGCCTGGTCCAAACCGCCGATGCTGCCGACCACCGCCGACGGGATCGACGCCTACTTCGACCGGGTCGCGCCGGACGCCCGGAACCGAGTGCTGGCCGGGTATCCGGACTATCCGCGCCGGCGTGCGCAGATAGCGGTGGGATCCGACGTCATGTTCGGCGCGCCGACATGGGCCTTCGCCGACGCCTACAGCCCGCACGCCACCACCCACGTGTACCGGTTCGACCACACCACGTGGACTCTGCGGATGTTGGGGCTCGGCGCCACCCACGGCAGCGAGATCGTGCACATCCAGCACAGCTACGGCTCATATCTGGGCCGCAAAATCCACCCGCTCGGCCGCCGCGTGCAGCCCGCGGTGGGTCGCCGGATGCAGCGCACCTGGCTGAACTTCGCCACCCACGGCGAACTGGAGGATTGGCCCCGCTACGACTCCGCGCGGCGCGCCACTCGCGTCATCCGTTCCAACCGCGACGTCTCGGTCGACGACCCCGACGCGCTGCGCAGACAGGCCTGGGCCGGGCTGTACTAG
- a CDS encoding acyl-CoA thioesterase — protein MTANSGEAVQNPWTVARLLELFDVEADGQDRYIAPTGIADADERQVVEGTQVLAQVIVAAAKRFGGKSIRSVHSVFARAVLVGPPVILDIDVVSEGRSTASAIVTASQNDKRCMTFTVLADVPTPDVIRHHLPRPEVAGPDEANVCEMPMGGRQVKLVDVIDINSPDEVGPPEVYAWLHYDPIPSRDDLAKALVAYFTGHLGISTTMRAHEGIGTAQSHFTVSTAPMTVTVSFHEPVSWTGWLLYTHESTQVGAGMSYIRGAVHTEDGELIASFTQDALIRPLRISDNAIAAEARI, from the coding sequence ATGACTGCGAATTCCGGGGAAGCCGTTCAAAACCCGTGGACGGTGGCGCGGCTGCTCGAACTCTTCGACGTCGAAGCCGACGGCCAGGATCGCTACATCGCCCCGACCGGTATCGCCGACGCCGACGAACGTCAGGTCGTCGAGGGCACCCAGGTCCTCGCGCAGGTGATCGTCGCCGCCGCAAAACGCTTCGGCGGCAAGTCGATTCGCTCTGTGCACAGCGTCTTCGCCCGCGCGGTCCTGGTCGGACCGCCGGTCATCCTCGACATCGACGTCGTCTCCGAGGGGCGCTCGACAGCCTCGGCGATCGTCACCGCGTCGCAGAACGACAAGCGGTGTATGACGTTCACGGTGCTGGCCGACGTGCCAACCCCCGACGTCATCCGCCACCACCTGCCGCGCCCCGAGGTCGCCGGGCCGGATGAGGCCAACGTGTGCGAAATGCCCATGGGCGGAAGGCAAGTCAAGCTCGTCGACGTCATCGACATCAACAGCCCTGACGAGGTCGGACCGCCGGAGGTCTACGCCTGGCTGCACTATGACCCGATCCCGTCGCGCGACGATCTGGCCAAGGCTCTGGTCGCCTACTTCACCGGGCATCTCGGCATCTCGACGACCATGCGCGCGCACGAGGGCATCGGCACCGCGCAGTCGCACTTCACGGTGTCCACCGCACCGATGACGGTCACGGTCAGCTTCCACGAGCCGGTCAGCTGGACCGGCTGGCTGCTCTACACCCACGAGAGCACCCAGGTCGGTGCCGGCATGTCCTACATCCGCGGCGCGGTGCACACCGAGGACGGCGAGCTGATCGCGTCCTTCACCCAGGACGCGTTGATCCGGCCGCTGCGGATCTCCGACAACGCGATCGCCGCCGAAGCCCGGATCTAG